The window ccaactgcagagctggctacgtccggagaaagagcctgttgttaaaaatttaccagcacacccctgctttcAGGCCTAACTTTATCTGAATATCCCTGGGGTCTAGTGCACTCTCTATTGGAGTAGAAGAAATGTCTTTTCCCTCCTGCCTATGTTAGCAGCATTATCCAATATGGTAGCTGTGACCTTTCTCCATAATGGTACCACTAGGAATTGCCTTAGTACTATGAGACTATGGAAAACTATCACAACTGCCATATTGGATGTGGTCATGACCATGGGCAGGAGTAAATGGGATCTCTTTTGCCTCTATAGATGCCATTAGACCACTAGGAATTTTCAGATTCAGGTAGGCACAGAGGCCTATGGGGAATGGGGTGAGATCAGCTGAAAGGGGAAGGAGAGCAGTAAGGGAGGGGAGCCATAGGATGGAGACATAGAAGaagccagaaaattttcattttgtgccATCAGCCTTGAAGACAAAAGGGggaaccccaaaacaaaatgaacattttcctAAATGCAATGGGAAATTACATGAAATCAATATTTTCTGGCTTCctatccctactactactactactattaaacatttctatagcgctactagacttacgcagcgctgtacaaattaacatgaaaagacagtccctgctcaacagagcttacaatctaaattggacagacgaacagacagctaggggtggggaaattgcagtggtaggggtgataagtgagggtgttgagtaagagagtcatggttaggagtcgaaagcagtagcaaagaggtgggctttaagcctagacttgataGACTTGATCGACACATGTTTGAcatgtaacctgttccggggcagagggagcagggaaccagtggagccgacaggcgcgcggctgctctctgcaccctccagcagcgtgcacccggggcggaccgcccccaccgccccgcccttgctacgccactgcctcaatgggtggcagtaagggcttcccctcccgaaatggccatgcagcaagtgctttacttgccacctggccatttcctgtaggaaagcgagacttcccttttaccagctgaggttaaagggggccttggcacacatgTCAAACATGTGTCGATGCCAGCACTGGCCaccttttgccatagcttggtaaTAGGAGCCCCAAGTAAGCTCTCCttcacttcaccccccccccccataaacctATTTATTTTCAATATGGAGGGGGACAGAAACAATGGGGATTTAAGAAGGATGCGACGCTTAAACTCTCCAGTAAAGGGCTGGCCAAAATGAGAATATTTTAAAAACGTAAACATGCCTGGGAGCGGCTGTATATTTCCCACATGGAAATATTAGGtcctgcactagtgattcccaaacctgtcctgggggaaccccagctagtcaggtttttcaggatatcaatgatgaatattcatgagataaatttacatacaaTGTCTCCTTGGTAAGCAAATATGCACATTCCCTGTGGATAacctaaaaacctgattggcagggGTTCCCCAAGGACAGGATTGGAACCCACTGTCCTACACTATGGGGTGCAATCGGATAGTATTTTGATCTATTCAGGCAATAGCCAAACCATGCACCATCACATCCAATGTTATTTCTACATATTATTAACATCCACGTGTAATGTAAGACTTTCCTATAATCACCATTAAAATGTAGATGTTTCCATGAAAATGGTGGAACTTCCATATGGAAATTACTTATAAGAATTCTGGAAAAAAAAGCtctctattttatgtttttttgtacATATGATATTGCATTTGCAAAATTCattctaaaaaaaatacaaaattactACTGAATTGAGAAGTCATGCAAAATTGGTTCATTAACAATTTTCAGGTAGTGAAATGAGGTACAGAAAAATAAAGTATTTTACAGCTAAATGAGGTGTAATCAAGGTTTTTCTTGTGATAAATTGCACAAAGCCATGTTGCACATTTCATCATGGTTCTTGCTCAGGATCACACAAACTGTGGTACACACACACCACttagtatcagtggcgtagccaagggtgggcctgggtgggcccaggcccacccactttgagttcaagcccacccagtagcagcacacctatgatgtggctggcagggatccccgagccccaccagctgaaaactcctaactgtccctcctgcataccttgtaaatagcagatcttcgcctgcagcgagcagcgactgatacatactattcgcaccagccccacagccttccctctgatgtattcccttctatgtggaaacaggaagttgtatcagagggaaggctgtggggccaacatgagcagtgtgtattagttgctgcatgcgagggagggaggatgtttgagagaccaaatggcatgcaggcgagagagggagagaccaaatcacttgtgggacagggcaaagttattctgcccacccatcctggcccaggcccacccaaaattggatgtctggctacgcccctgcttagtaTACACTACAGATCCTACTGAGATCTTCTGGATGTGGACTGCTAATCAAATTTTATATGAATAAAACTAATTATTACAATGATGGTTATCCTCCTGTATTTCTTAAATGTTGATTGACCCTGATTTCTAGATAACCATGCCCTATGCTCTATATCAATATTTTGTTAGCACAAAATATTTCTACTCAACCACTGTAATCTGTGGCATCAGGAACAGCTGTAATGGAAAGATCTTCAAACACATTTTCTGTGTTAACTATGCATATAATTACAAAGGAATTAATGACCTCCACTGGGTAAAACAACCCTTCTAAATATTTAAGATTTTTCTATGATGAAAGACTTGCAGTTAACCTCTCTGGGTACTTCCACCCTGCAATATATAAATCGAGGATGGGTAAAGTCTGTCGAGCTGCCTTGAAAGGACTGTCAACCTAAGATTGAAACCATGGGCTCAGAGCGAGTAGAGTGACGAGAGTGTGGGATATGGTTTAACTTCTGCTGTCAATGAGGAGGAGAATGCACACTTGACAAGTCAACTCCCAAAATGGCCGATCAAATATGTTATCCACCAGTTTCTTCATTGCATCATGAAGGCATTAAGATTTCACTCATAGTAAGTAGAACAGTGAATCCTTTAATATTATTACTTTGTGCTTTATAAATCAATAATTTACAATTAAGTTATGAAGCCCTTGAAAGCAAAGAAATATACCAGTCTGGAGGAGATCGGACACTTCCGAGAAAACGAGATGGAAAGAATAAatctggaaatcctgaaaatctattGCATGAAATCcactgtaaaaaatattttaaatctgaAGGGCCATTTTAAGATGTCCAAATGAAATCATAGTatgaaacattttattttctttggaaCTCCTTGGTACCTTTCTTCAAACTCTATCTACCCTCTCCACATAAAACATATAAGATTAATCTCTTTCTTTATTACATGCTTATTGAAGCTCAAGGTGCTGCTACACTGATTATACTTATATGGCAAGTATCACAATGAGAAAGGCAAAGTATATTCAGAATGAGGAGCATATGCACTGAGATAGATTTGacctcaatattcagccagtggtgatcagCTAATTTCAAAGTGTTGACCGCTGTGAGTTTCGTCTGACctgaatatttaatgctgggcttAATCCAGGTACCAGTATTGACTAACCCGATCATCAGTGGCCACCAGGAGATACCTTGGTGGCAGCTAATGTTCAGACTAGCACCCTGATAACTgtcctggataaagttaggacaacgtTCTTGCTGTCTTACCTTTATCTGGAAATTTACCcaattagcagactgaatatcatgAATAATCAGGTAAGCGATGGCATTGCCCCCACCATGTCCCCACAGTGCCCCAACACTAACCAcgtggagcagcattttagaaacaaAGTCCAACTGAGAACatggacgtccaagtcagaatgtcacaaatggacatccatcacacatgtattttagaacaggatagaGTCTGTTTTAAAATGcttgtgagatggacatccatgtattactactactacttatcatttctttagcgctactagacatatgcagcgctgtacacttgaacatgaagagacagtccctgctcgacagagcttacaatctaattaggacagacaaacaggacaaacaagagataagggaatattaaagtgaagatgatgaaataagggttctgaacaagtgaataagggttaggagttaaaagcagcatcaaaaaggtgggcttttagcttagatttgaagacggccagagatggagcttgacgtaccggctcaggaaatctattccaggcatatggtgcagcaagataaaaggaacggagtctggagttagcggtggaggagaagggtgcagataagagagatttacccagtgaatggagttcccggggagaaatgtagggagagatgagagtggagaggtactgaggagctgcagaaaagtccagcatgaacatctattttacaaactgatgggcccttttactaagccacgtaagcatctacgtgtgtcCAACGTGttccaaaatgaagttaccgcatggctcttgcaataatttcatttttgctgcacatccgctacgcgcagccaaaaataatttttattttctgcagcgCGCATCGGATTCTCACCATGTGGTATTTGGCGTGCATAGCTCATTACCGcaagagactttaccgctaggtcaatggctggtggtaaggtgtcagaccccaaatgggcgcgtggacgcacatccattttcagcaagaattttaaaatggccttttatacaagtgcgctgaaaaaaaaGATTCTgctcgtgcccaaaacccacgcctacactactgcaggccatttttcagcacaccttagtaaaaggacccctgaaatgtccaaattatgaacagggaaaTCAAGGAACATAGACATCTGTGTGGGAGCATAGGAACATCTATCATATAAAATGGCTACTTAGATGACCATGCAcagcagaggggtagcctaatggttagagctgtgGGCTGGGAATTaggggatccaggttcaaatATCACTTCAGCTgttcttaattttattttaatgtgaGCCATCCAGGAACAGAAACTTACCTACTGCccatgaatgtacaccacttcaatagactTCAAGCTTGCATATGTCTTATATATTCAGgggcagtaggtatttttctgttgctGGGGTGGGAGGtcacaattatttaaaaaaaaaaaaaaaagccaaattacAAGTCATTCCTAGGTCTTTTGGTTCTCAGACCGTTGCAATAACAATTAGGTTACACCTCAGACCTGCATACTACTATGTTAACCTTGTCTATAATACCTGAAGGTCTGGTATCTCTTGCTGGTTTTACAAAGATGTCATTccttatccctccagtggacagctgcacAATCGGAGTAGATTTCTGAAACCTGGAAATGACAAGTACCAGGTCTGAATGCTgaggttcatttttttttttagacatggacatcccTTGTCCTTCTGTGATCAGAGTTGGCCATCCATATTTTGGGCCTTCCCTAGTCCCAGTCAAAACACGCCCAGAGCATGCTCCTTGCTATATGGAtatactgcagtgttagacatcCACATCCTGCCTCTTAAATATTAGATGGAATCTGAAAAGCTGTTAACCAAGGATGTTGGAGCAGCGGTGACAATATTATACACCATAATATAAAACGGACCATTTCTTGAACCTGTTGTCAGATTAGAGTTTTCATCATGACAGTTTTCATGTATTTCtagggggcaatttctccaaatggattagtttatgcataccatgacaggaatgaaccttactcctaagccagggtacgtggcgtatgatctcagtctcgCGTAACATTTCCAGTTGTAGTTGCGTTATACCAAAGAGCTTATTTCTCCCTTACAATGTTTGCACTGAGCTTTCACCAATATCTACTGATTCATCTGACTGTGTTGTTTTCATGCTTTACCTTTATCAATAAGACGCCCACAGGGGGATGTGATGAAGATCTGCTCTTCTGCTGTTTCTGCAGTAGTAATACTTCGTGATGGAAATGTTCAAAGTCATTTGCTTGATAAAGAAGTGTTTACCTGTGGGGCCCCCGCTTTCAAAAAATGTCCTCCCTCAATCTCCATAACAAAAAAATGACAACAAGTCATTCCATCATATTCTTTTCAACATGCTTGCATTTGTGTAATAACTGCCTCTCCTAATTCTGCGATTTTATCTTTAAGGAAACCAGAGGAGATATATAGAAGACCAAGACAAACGTCACATGGATGGAAGTAAGGCACACAGAACAAGGAAGTCTCACACAAAAGAAGGCTGGTATTTATTTTTAGATATTGCCTTGTTCACAAATATTTTCCCTCATTTTTGAAACAATTATAACTTATTAAGAATAAACATTCAATTGAATTACTGAACGAATTCCTGTGGTAAAACATTACAAGAATGCATAGAGAAAACCAAACGATGGTGAAAGAGTTTATCCTCCGTGGATTCTCCAGCAATGGGGTTGGACAGCCAGTTCTATTTACGCTATTATTTTTAATCTACACTTTCACATTGACTGGGAATATAACAATCATCAAGTTGGTTTGGTCCCACCCAACTCTTCAAAAGCCCATGTACATATTCCTTGCAAATTTGTCTTTTGTCGAAATCTGGTTCACAACTAGCACGATGCCAAAGATGCTGTCCGGTTTACTGGTTCAAGATAACTACATTTCCTTCACTGGCTGCTTCTTGCAGtattttttcttcttctccttGGGTACAACTGAATGTTTCCTTCTTGCCATCATGGGCTATGATCGATATCTAGCCATCTGCCAGCCCCTACGCTACAATGTGTTAATGAGCAGAAGGAAATGTTTGTGCCTCGGTGCTTCCTGCTGGATCGCTGGATTCACCTGGTCTGTATTGCCTGTAAGCTTAATATCCCAGCTTCCTTTCTGTCGAGAAAATGAAATCGATCACATCTTGTGCGATACGGGACCACTACTGGAAATTGTTTGTGAGAGGGATTTTACGATAGAAGTTGCTTGTTCTATATGCACCTCATCAATGCTCCTTGCTACCTGCTTGTTTACATCTATCTCTTATGCTTTTATTATACAAACCATAATAAGAATCCCTTCCGCAGCTGGGCGTCGCAAAGCCTTTTCCACCTGTGCCTCTCATCTCACTGTGGTgtttttgatgtttggatgtacTATGTACATGTATATTAGGCCATCAGGGAAGCATCCATTGAAGTATGATAAATTGTTGGCTACAATctacactattgtaactcctttTCTGAATCCCATTATCTACAGCCTACGGAACAAAGAGTTCATGAAAGTGGTGCGAAAGGTCATGAGCTGAATTGTGTGCTTTTCAAATTCATCTGCAATTTGCAATGTGTAgacgggggaattctataaatgcacctaaagttaggtatcaAACAACTAGGCAcgtaggggcccatttactaaggtgcacctaaaagtggcctgcctTGGTGTAGGCGTGTCTTTTGGACACAcgtaggtcaatttttcagcgtacctggaaaaaaaggcctttttttggtggccaaaaatggacgtgcggcaaaaacaCGCGACCTAatgaccttccggaaactactgaagacttacttgttcaataaagtgtacaaaatggatcccccataacgatctgactcctaaactacaccagacacaatttgcctattttatttacaccctaattactgataatgacaccttgtcctgatatcattatgttatgttgttatccatttatcCACTTCTTACTCGACATAAGTTTTGAATGCACCTTAATAgcaacaattctgaaattcttctccgttaatatgactgccataatattcctgtacaccttatctgttatatatactctgattttctattccatcaatgtgattgtagttgtattatattgtaagccacattgagtctgcaaataggtgggaaaatgtgggatataaaggcagcaaaataaatatataaattaattaattaaaaccagcgtgtgtccattttcagtctgagaccttaccttagcaataaggtctcacgcAACTATTCCATAAAGCACACACTGAAATAGTTGTAATCCCCCGAATTCTACTTAGTATGCCTAGTGTTCTGCACAAAATCCAAGCATAGTCTTTAACAAGGCGCATAACCTAATTGGCAaaaaagctaatcagtgttgatagcaTTACTTAACAAGTAATACTGAACTCTAATtaagtaataattagaatttacgtgcacagctcgccaagcatattctgttataaattgcacctaaattctaacctGTGCAGTCCAAAGGGGTGTGGCTGTAGGCATAGaattgggcatttcatgggcatttcaacatttacatgcattgttatagcatATGTGCCTACATCTGCATgtcagcagtggcgatcctaggtcggctgacacccggggcggatcgccgctgcgcaccccccatgGCGAATCAACCCCCCTTtccggcacatcaacccccccatCAACCCCCCCCTGGCGAATCAAACCCCCCCTtctggcgcatcaacaccccccctggCGGCatatcagcacccccccccccccccccggtgccttcttggttgctgggagcagccgcgcacctgtcagctccgctggccctgctctctctgccccggaacaggaagtaacctgttccagggcagagagagcagggaaccagcggagctgacaggtaagctgcacccccccagcagcgtgcacccgggcgaaccgccccccccctttggtacgccactgcatgtcggtatttacgccaaataaaacatggcctaaatggatgtgatcaaatt is drawn from Microcaecilia unicolor chromosome 14, aMicUni1.1, whole genome shotgun sequence and contains these coding sequences:
- the LOC115457090 gene encoding olfactory receptor 11G2-like, translated to MVKEFILRGFSSNGVGQPVLFTLLFLIYTFTLTGNITIIKLVWSHPTLQKPMYIFLANLSFVEIWFTTSTMPKMLSGLLVQDNYISFTGCFLQYFFFFSLGTTECFLLAIMGYDRYLAICQPLRYNVLMSRRKCLCLGASCWIAGFTWSVLPVSLISQLPFCRENEIDHILCDTGPLLEIVCERDFTIEVACSICTSSMLLATCLFTSISYAFIIQTIIRIPSAAGRRKAFSTCASHLTVVFLMFGCTMYMYIRPSGKHPLKYDKLLATIYTIVTPFLNPIIYSLRNKEFMKVVRKVMS